One region of Armigeres subalbatus isolate Guangzhou_Male chromosome 3, GZ_Asu_2, whole genome shotgun sequence genomic DNA includes:
- the LOC134222136 gene encoding uncharacterized protein LOC134222136, giving the protein MMLSRTPPRRNPENPEDVKLLIQKRGQVKAKVTRIFNFLVTAENEDRRLSLPLLRVHSKSLQVIYQEYNDIHDAIVAVVEEENVTSQEEKYIEFETLYNETLIKIETMIEAFEKETRATLPVPMPATSASVNQSSNQPVIIQAQSFRTPLPTFDGRYESWPRFKSIFQDIMQRSNDSDAVKLYHLENSLKCDAEGVIDLETIQNNNYARAWDILEERFGNQRLIIESHILALLNMKKVSRKSSKDLRNLIDECTRHVDNLQKLNQRLTGVSQLFVVTLLTRALDDQTHELWEASINQTELPEYEQMVEFLKQRCVILERCEPTILATKTSNFKASNFKSGPSRSSHSATATSEYACDFCSGKHQNFKCPTFQKMTVEQRQDKLKEIHLCFNCLRKGHRSATCPSDKSCGKCSKKHHTLVHFERRDKPEVRTNIPAASTETDLVQPARERPVTASCSSMFRPPVKQVFLMTAMVNIMSKSGEAYQVRALLDSGSQINLLSESLMKKLNIPKQPANVPVIGVGGAKSHIRHRVVVRMTSSYNNFSAYVDCLVTPKVTGSVPSANVQVDAWNIPLVLY; this is encoded by the coding sequence ATGATGTTGTCCCGTACTCCACCCCGTAGAAAcccggaaaatccggaagatGTGAAACTGTTAATCCAGAAACGTGGTCAAGTGAAAGCAAAGGTCACGcgaattttcaatttcttgGTCACAGCAGAAAATGAAGACAGAAGGCTGTCACTTCCTCTTCTGCGGGTTCATTCCAAGAGCCTGCAGGTGATTTATCAAGAATATAACGATATCCATGATGCCATTGTTGCCGTCGTTGAAGAAGAAAATGTTACTAGTCAGGAAGAGAAGTACATTGAATTTGAAACTCTTTACAACGAAACCCTTATCAAAATAGAAACGATGATCGAAGCATTCGAGAAAGAAACCCGAGCAACATTGCCCGTACCTATGCCTGCGACTTCAGCTTCAGTAAATCAATCCTCAAATCAACCTGTTATCATTCAAGCTCAATCGTTCCGTACTCCCTTGCCAACCTTTGATGGTCGTTACGAATCATGGCCACGCTTCAAGTCAATATTTCAAGACATAATGCAACGATCAAACGATTCTGATGCAGTCAAGTTGTATCATTTGGAGAATTCATTGAAGTGTGATGCAGAAGGTGTAATTGATTTAGAAacaattcaaaacaataattacGCTCGAGCTTGGGACATTTTGGAAGAACGTTTTGGAAACCAAAGGCTGATAATTGAATCACATATTCTTGCTCTACTGAATATGAAGAAGGTTTCAAGAAAGTCGTCGAAAGATCTCCGAAATCTCATCGATGAATGCACCCGTCATGTGGACAATCTTCAAAAACTAAATCAACGTTTGACAGGAGTATCTCAACTGTTTGTGGTGACCCTACTAACACGTGCCTTGGACGACCAAACCCACGAACTTTGGGAAGCATCTATCAACCAAACCGAACTTCCAGAATATGAGCAGATGGTCGAATTCCTGAAGCAGCGGTGCGTGATTTTGGAACGTTGCGAACCCACGATTCTTGCTACAAAGACGTCAAATTTCAAAGCTTCGAACTTCAAATCTGGACCTTCTAGATCGTCACATTCTGCGACAGCAACATCCGAATATGCGTGCGATTTTTGTTCCGGTAAACATCAGAATTTCAAATGTCCGACATTCCAGAAGATGACTGTAGAGCAGCGTCAAGATAAGCTGAAGGAGATACATCTTTGCTTCAACTGTTTAAGAAAGGGCCATCGTAGTGCAACATGTCCTAGTGACAAATCATGTGGAAAGTGTTCCAAGAAGCATCACACTTTAGTTCATTTCGAGCGACGCGACAAGCCGGAAGTAAGAACTAATATACCAGCAGCATCAACCGAAACAGATCTAGTGCAACCAGCACGGGAGAGGCCTGTAACTGCATCTTGTTCCAGTATGTTCCGTCCACCAGTCAAGCAAGTTTTTCTGATGACAGCTATGGTGAATATTATGTCCAAGAGTGGCGAAGCATATCAAGTTCGAGCATTGTTAGATTCAGGATCTCAAATCAATCTGTTATCGGAATCTTTGATGAAGAAATTGAATATTCCGAAACAACCGGCTAACGTTCCCGTTATTGGTGTAGGAGGTGCGAAATCCCATATACGCCATCGAGTGGTGGTGAGAATGACGTCCAGCTATAACAATTTCTCTGCCTACGTTGATTGCCTCGTCACGCCAAAGGTAACTGGATCCGTTCCATCAGCAAATGTTCAAGTAGATGCATGGAACATTCCCCTGGTGTTATATTAG
- the LOC134222137 gene encoding uncharacterized protein LOC134222137, with translation MLIGAEHFFNILKQGQIKLADNLPTLYETKFGWVVAGSLEETEEDSPVCANLAVTDGLEACLQRFFHQEDNTEPDNNTNEQEQFEEHFQRTYRRNKDGRFVVQLPFRETVQQLGSSRSLALKRFLLLEKRLARNPDLMTQYAEFINEYRLLNHCREVREEEDSPGLQTYYLPHHCVLKPSSSSTKLRVVFDATAKTKTLMLKGGFPIRKWCSNSGAVLEGVPDEDRESLVTIQDLSANEVIKTLGLLWDPKKDLFLFNKSFEPTDDKDNVTKRRVLSQIAKIFDPLGLVSPVIVEIIMQKVWATQIDWDDTVEGDLLKHWMEFKAALSQLNNFKIPRCVVFLETETMEIHGFADASKSAYVVCIYLRCIRKNGSAESHLLCSKSKVAPLQEITIPRLELCANLLLAKLVDKVVPVLKLNIHEIKLWSDSQIALAWMKKPLDRLQVFVRNRVAEINKLTKHCHWNYIKTDQNPADVVSRGMRPALLSKNQLWWNGPNFLREANYKTEPIEDIPENIIPELKDVVIANPIMKLPETNFDRYDSFHKLQRVYAHIARFVRRVRTTKEERSSCLKLTVQDMRVSMKYIIYVLQQNDFHEELQCIKRGDIPKRLAALQPFIDENGLLRVGGRLQNSKLPYDAKHQLLLPQKHRVTELLIKKIHEERLHEGQSGVLAAIRQQFWILNARSIIRKIIHKCMKCFRTKPRMYQPLMGNLPEFRVNIAAPFELTGVDYAGPVSVKEGKRKPRIIKAYIALFVCLVSKAVHLELVSDLTSEAFLAALDRFVNRRGAVRKIFSDNGTNFVGAFKELRTLFTDKLVKNQIDNFLLPREVEWEFIPPRSPNFAALGDLLAPERGVQS, from the exons ATGCTGATTGGAGCCGAAcatttcttcaatattctgaAACAAGGCCAGATCAAGCTTGCAGATAATCTACCTACCTtgtacgaaacaaagttcgGATGGGTTGTAGCTGGTTCACTCGAAGAAACAGAGGAAGATTCTCCAGTATGTGCAAATTTGGCTGTGACCGACGGACTAGAAGCGTGTTTACAGCGATTCTTTCATCAAGAAGATAACACTGAACCAGACAATAATACTAATGAACAAGAACAATTTGAAGAACATTTCCAACGAACCTATCGTCGAAACAAAGATGGACGATTCGTAGTCCAGCTACCCTTTCGTGAAACAGTTCAACAATTAGGAAGTTCCAGATCGCTAGCATTGAAACGATTTCTGTTATTGGAGAAACGACTGGCGCGCAATCCAGATTTGATGACTCAATATGCTGAATTTATCAATGAATATCGACTATTAAACCATTGCCGAGAAGtgagagaagaagaagattccccTGGTCTTCAAACATATTATCTTCCACATCATTGTGTCCTCAAACCATCCAGTAGCAGCACCAAGTTGCGAGTAGTGTTTGACGCGACAGCAAAAACaa AAACGCTAATGCTGAAGGGTGGATTTCCGATTCGAAAATGGTGTTCCAACTCCGGTGCTGTGCTTGAAGGAGTACCTGACGAAGATCGAGAATCTCTGGTTACTATACAAGACTTGAGCGCAAATGAAGTAATCAAGACTTTGGGACTGCTATGGGACCCGAAGAAAGATCTGTTCCTATTTAATAAGTCATTTGAGCCAACAGACGATAAAGACAACGTGACAAAGCGACGGGTACTGTCTCAAATAGCGAAGATATTCGATCCTTTGGGCCTAGTATCACCTGTGATCGTAGAAATAATCATGCAGAAAGTTTGGGCTACACAAATTGATTGGGATGATACTGTGGAAGGCGATTTATTGAAGCATTGGATGGAGTTCAAAGCAGCATTAAGTCAACTCAATAATTTCAAGATTCCAAGATGTGTCGTTTTTCTTGAAACAGAAACAATGGAGATTCACGGTTTTGCAGATGCCTCCAAATCTGCATATGTCGTCTGTATCTACCTTCGTTGCATTCGAAAGAACGGATCTGCAGAGTCTCATCTTTTATGCAGTAAATCAAAAGTAGCTCCTCTTCAAGAAATAACTATTCCAAGATTAGAACTGTGTGCCAATTTATTGCTAGCCAAGTTAGTAGACAAGGTAGTTcctgttttgaaattaaatatcCATGAAATCAAGTTATGGTCCGACAGTCAAATAGCCCTGGCTTGGATGAAGAAACCTTTGGATCGACTGCAGGTATTTGTTCGAAATCGTGTAGCTGAAATCAATAAGTTGACCAAGCATTGCCATTGGAACTATATTAAAACGGATCAAAACCCAGCGGACGTCGTATCCCGTGGAATGAGGCCAGCCTTATTAAGCAAAAACCAGCTGTGGTGGAACGGTCCAAACTTCCTTCGTGAAGCTAATTACAAAACAGAACCTATAGAAGATATACCCGAAAACATAATTCCTGAGCTGAAGGATGTTGTCATCGCAAATCCAATAATGAAGCTGCCTGAAACCAATTTCGACCGCTATGATTCATTTCATAAGTTGCAGCGTGTATATGCTCATATCGCACGTTTTGTTCGTCGAGTTAGAACAACCAAAGAAGAGAGGAGCTCCTGTTTAAAGCTGACCGTACAAGATATGCGTGTGTCAATGAAGTACATCATCTATGTTCTTCAACAAAACGATTTTCATGAAGAACTTCAGTGCATCAAACGTGGTGACATTCCAAAGCGTCTGGCTGCACTACAGCCGTTCATCGATGAAAATGGTCTTCTACGAGTGGGTGGACGTCTTCAAAACTCGAAATTGCCTTATGATGCCAAACACCAGCTGTTGCTTCCTCAGAAGCACCGAGTAACAGAATTACTGATCAAGAAAATCCACGAGGAACGTCTCCATGAAGGTCAATCCGGTGTATTAGCAGCCATTCGTCAACAATTCTGGATTCTAAATGCTCGTTCAATCATTCGCAAAATAATCCACAAGTGCATGAAATGTTTTCGTACCAAACCAAGAATGTATCAACCATTGATGGGAAATCTACCTGAGTTCCGAGTAAACATTGCTGCACCGTTCGAGCTAACCGGAGTAGATTATGCTGGACCAGTTTCAGTAAAAGAAGGCAAGCGAAAACCACGGATCATCAAGGCATACATCGCTTTATTTGTGTGTCTTGTTTCAAAAGCTGTCCATTTGGAACTTGTGTCGGACCTGACATCAGAGGCATTCCTGGCCGCATTGGATCGGTTCGTCAATCGGAGAGGTGCAGttcgaaaaatattttcagacaACGGAACTAATTTCGTCGGTGCATTTAAGGAGTTGCGTACTTTATTTACTGACAAGCTTgtgaaaaatcaaattgacAATTTCCTGCTACCACGAGAAGTCGAATGGGAATTTATTCCTCCAAGATCACCAAACTTTGCAG